CTTCGAAAGAATCGCCCGTGACTCAATCACTTACAGCGCATGGCCATCACGCCGCCATCGCATCGGAATCCGCAGCGATTTTGCTAAATCGTTTCTCGGATCCAAAACCGCAAAAAATAAAAGGTTGATTCCATGAAACGTAATAGCTACGGTGAATCACGAAACACGACTTTTGTGCAACGAAACACGAAAGAGGACGAAAATGCGAGGTGGGATCTAGATCACGAAAGGGTAAGCAATCAGTATTTCCTCAGTTTTTAGCTTGCAGCTTTGCCGAGGATGAGATGCAGACCCTAGACAAAAAAGACCTGACCACCTTCACGGTCGCCCAGCCTGACTATCGAGTTCACCTCCGTGAACATTGGGAAGGGCAGGCCCGGAAGTGGGTATTGATCATCGAGAGCCCTTCGACTGGGCAGACATTCACCATCGTAACGGCGTTAGGAAGGACACGGCTTTTTACCAATCCTGAAACCGCCATCGACTTTATAAAAGAGACGTGCCTTAACAACCCGAATAACGCAATAACCGTAACGTACGGGAAGCCCCCGTCATGACATAACAGAGGTAATCTATGAAACTCGGAACTGCAATTCAAAGCTCGAAAGATGCAGTAAGCGAAACCGCTAAACCCTCTCTCCGTGATAAAACCACTGGCGTTTATAAAGCGATAAAACAGTGGTTCCAGCCTAAAAAAGGCATGAACCATAAAGCTCTGATGCGTCAGGACTGGACTGCGAAAGTAGAAAAGGGTTTCGTCACTGGTTCGATGTTAGCCCTTGCTGCTATGCCAACATTTGCACATGCCGACGTGGACTTTGGCCCACTCAAAGACCTGTTCAAATCTGCCGTGCAATTTCTGATTTACGACTTGGGTTACTACCTCGGCATCGCCGCAATCGCCATTCAAGGCATGCGGGCAAAAAGCGGACGCATCGAATGGTCAACTTTCCTCTGGTGCTGCGCGGGTGTGTTCATCGTCTTCTTCGCACCTAACTTTGTCGATCAAATCAAGCAGAACGCAACACAAATGTCATGACCAGTATTGAGCACGATCCCGATGAAGGGGAGGTGCTTGTTGTTGCGATGGCCAGGCCATCAATGGTCGGGCCTTATACAATGTCAAGCATCGGCGTCAGTATCTTCCTGCCATTCATGGCAGCGATGATCTTCAAAAACCTTTGGCTTGTTCTAACAATGCCAATCATGTTTGCGATCACTTATTACATTTGCTCGAAGGATGTTTATCTATTTGGCGTCCTTTGGTCACTGCACAAGCTCAAGGGCTCACGTAATAAGAGATTGTGGGGGTATCGAAGCTATGCACCTCGTTGACAAGTACCTTAAAAAGTTGACGCGCAACCTCGATCTCTCAGTGGGTGTACAGCATCCTTCCGGGTCTGGTGAGGATTTGGATGAGCTGGTAGCCAGCGAATTTATTCCGTATGACATCCCATACGACGATGAAACGCTGATTACCAAGGAAAGCGCGCTCATCCAAGTTATCAAGCTCGATGGTTTGTACTTCGACTCACTTAGTGCTGAACAGGTTAAACAGTTCGAGCGTCGCCGTAATACTCTGTTGCGCAGCATTGCATCGAGTAACTTCGGCATTTACGTCCATACGGTGCGCCGGAAAATCTTCGATTATGTCGAGGGTGAGGGGTCAACTTGGTTTGCCCGGCGTTTCAATGATGCTTGGCGGGAGCGCTACCGGACTAACGGGTTCTACATCAATGAGATTTATATCTCACTGGTACGCACCCGTTTCCGCGCCGGAGTGCCGGGCTTCATGGATCGTGGCATTGCCCTGGTCACCGGCACCAAGGCCACTGCATCAGAACCTGAAAGCTATGAGGCTATGGCAGCGGATCTGTACAAGGCTAGTGGCTTGCTTGTCAGTGGACTAAGCGAATATGGGGCGCGCCGTTTGGGTGCCCAGCGCCTGCCGGTGTACGAGACAGAGTTTGTAAGCCGTGAGGACGCTTTTGCAGCGATTCGTCGGTTCCGTTGGAACTGGGCCGAGTTCAAGCAAGAGCATGGCGATCTGGAGCAGTATCCGGCTGAAACAGTGGTCGAATACCTGGGCGAAGAATGGTCTGAGATTACGAGTTTCCTGCACTATCTTGTCAACCTTGAAGACAGGAAAGTGCCGATCAGTGACTTGAAAATCTGCGACCAACTGCCGTCTGCACGCCTTAATTTCAAGCTTGTTGCGACACTGTGCGAGGTCAAAGCCAGCACTAGCTCTCGTATTGGCACAATGCTGAGCATGGGTGAATGGCCACGTCGTACGCCGTCGCGCATGATGAATAAATTCATGCAGCAGCCGGTCGAGTTCATCATCACTCAGTCCTTCTACTTCACGGATCGGATTGCAGCAGAATCGCAACTGACCCAAGAAACTCGCCGCTTGACTGTGAGCGACAAGCACGGGGTGGCGAGCGAAGACGCGGCAGAGCTGACCGAAGGGCTCAAGGCGCTGCGCCGTGGCGATACTGTCAACGGACTGCATCACCTGACCATCTTCGTGCATGTCGCAGCCCTGCCAATGGACGCCGAGGAAAACCGCAAGAAGAACCTGCAAAACCTCGACCAAGCGGTGAGCCTCGTTGAAAAGTGCTTCATTGACCTGAACGTCAAGTCCATCCGCGAATGGATCGGCCTTGAGACTTTTTTCTGGTCGCAACTGCCAGGGCAGTCAACCGCGTTGATTGGCCGTCGCGGAAAGATCAAGTCGAGTAACTTCGCGGGCTTCGCTTCGTTCCATAGCTTTGCCCTTGGCCGCAAGGAAGGGAACCTGTGGGGGCCAGCCATTACGGTCTTTGAGACCGAAAGTGGCACGGCCTACTACTTCAATTTTCACCGCGAGCTTGAAGGCATGGTTGCCGGGCATACGGCTATTGCTGCTGATACAGGGTCGGGTAAAACCACGCTGTTGGCCATGATGATCGCGCAGGCCGATAAAGCTAAGCCACGGGTGTTCTGGTTCGATAACCGCTTTGGCGCGAAAGTGTTTATGAAAGCAATGGGCGGTGTCCATACCGTCCTTTCGCCCCATAGCGGCATGCGCTGGAATCCCTTCAAGTTGGACGACACGGCGGAAAACCGTGCGTTCTTGGTCGATCTGCAAGTGCTGATGCGTGCCTGCTACGCGCCGACTGATGCGAGCGCAGACGACATCAAGCGTTTCAAGAAGCTCGTAGATGAAAACTATGAGCTGCCCTTTGAAGATCGCCGCCTGCGCAATGTGGCATGGGTATACGGCCAGGGCGAGCTGTCCGACATCATGGCTATCTGGCACGGAGCCAAAGGCGTGACAGGTGCCAATGCCGGGGTTTTCGATAACGTAGAGGATTCAATCGACCTGGCCAGCTCGCGCTATTACTGCTTCGAAATGATGGAGCTGCTGAAGGGTGGCGAGGCCCGCCCTGAGTTGCCTGTACTCATGAGCTACCCCTTGCATCGCATCGAAATGGCTATGGATGGCACGCCGTTCATTCTGGTGCTTGAGGAAGGCCAGAACCTTGTCAAAAACGAGTATTGGAAGAAGCGTATCGACAATTTCATCATGCAGATCCGTCGCAAGAACGGCCTGCTGATCTTTGTTACTCCTGATGCGAAGTATTTC
This region of Pseudomonas sp. HR96 genomic DNA includes:
- a CDS encoding VirB3 family type IV secretion system protein yields the protein MTSIEHDPDEGEVLVVAMARPSMVGPYTMSSIGVSIFLPFMAAMIFKNLWLVLTMPIMFAITYYICSKDVYLFGVLWSLHKLKGSRNKRLWGYRSYAPR
- a CDS encoding TrbC/VirB2 family protein; translated protein: MKLGTAIQSSKDAVSETAKPSLRDKTTGVYKAIKQWFQPKKGMNHKALMRQDWTAKVEKGFVTGSMLALAAMPTFAHADVDFGPLKDLFKSAVQFLIYDLGYYLGIAAIAIQGMRAKSGRIEWSTFLWCCAGVFIVFFAPNFVDQIKQNATQMS
- a CDS encoding type VI secretion protein, coding for MHLVDKYLKKLTRNLDLSVGVQHPSGSGEDLDELVASEFIPYDIPYDDETLITKESALIQVIKLDGLYFDSLSAEQVKQFERRRNTLLRSIASSNFGIYVHTVRRKIFDYVEGEGSTWFARRFNDAWRERYRTNGFYINEIYISLVRTRFRAGVPGFMDRGIALVTGTKATASEPESYEAMAADLYKASGLLVSGLSEYGARRLGAQRLPVYETEFVSREDAFAAIRRFRWNWAEFKQEHGDLEQYPAETVVEYLGEEWSEITSFLHYLVNLEDRKVPISDLKICDQLPSARLNFKLVATLCEVKASTSSRIGTMLSMGEWPRRTPSRMMNKFMQQPVEFIITQSFYFTDRIAAESQLTQETRRLTVSDKHGVASEDAAELTEGLKALRRGDTVNGLHHLTIFVHVAALPMDAEENRKKNLQNLDQAVSLVEKCFIDLNVKSIREWIGLETFFWSQLPGQSTALIGRRGKIKSSNFAGFASFHSFALGRKEGNLWGPAITVFETESGTAYYFNFHRELEGMVAGHTAIAADTGSGKTTLLAMMIAQADKAKPRVFWFDNRFGAKVFMKAMGGVHTVLSPHSGMRWNPFKLDDTAENRAFLVDLQVLMRACYAPTDASADDIKRFKKLVDENYELPFEDRRLRNVAWVYGQGELSDIMAIWHGAKGVTGANAGVFDNVEDSIDLASSRYYCFEMMELLKGGEARPELPVLMSYPLHRIEMAMDGTPFILVLEEGQNLVKNEYWKKRIDNFIMQIRRKNGLLIFVTPDAKYFRSETDSIDKQTSTKIYLSNDSAKPEDHENLTSAELTWIREIGPASRKFLIRRGKESIRAVFDLSGLNEFIPVLSSNDVGVALMDSIIERLGTDDPEQWVPVFMQEAQSKNTHNLKAVQ